In Gimesia benthica, a single window of DNA contains:
- a CDS encoding uracil-DNA glycosylase: MSDQEQQRAQRAVRQFMQSWQRSGLTHIKHIEPAPVVSAPVEVVPPAVPESKTSLRIRPVEPETPPERTPVSPPEPAVEHVVEPVVETADPRKDMSVPRTTKSRLSKADRQAQLDIVAGEVSQCRQCPELAETRTQTVFGVGNPSAKIMFIGEAPGADEDKQGEPFVGRAGKLLDKIIEACQMKRSEIYIANILRCRPPGNRNPSDTEAANCRGFLDAQIEIVDPDYIVCWGSVAAKNLLHSELPIGKMRGQFYEYGRARVVCTYHPSYLLRNPSAKKNVWDDMIFLFEDMGVDLKATQN; this comes from the coding sequence ATGTCTGATCAGGAACAACAGCGGGCACAACGGGCCGTACGTCAGTTTATGCAAAGCTGGCAGCGTTCCGGGCTGACGCATATCAAACATATCGAGCCGGCGCCCGTGGTTTCTGCGCCTGTAGAAGTTGTTCCACCTGCTGTCCCTGAATCGAAAACTTCGCTGCGAATACGTCCCGTTGAGCCCGAGACTCCACCAGAACGTACACCGGTCTCCCCGCCAGAGCCAGCAGTTGAACATGTTGTTGAACCGGTTGTAGAGACCGCAGACCCGCGAAAGGATATGAGCGTGCCCCGAACAACAAAATCGAGACTTTCCAAGGCAGATCGCCAGGCACAACTGGATATTGTGGCTGGAGAAGTCTCTCAATGTCGTCAGTGCCCGGAACTGGCTGAGACACGCACTCAGACCGTATTTGGAGTCGGGAATCCAAGTGCAAAAATCATGTTTATCGGTGAGGCACCCGGGGCGGATGAAGATAAGCAGGGAGAACCCTTCGTGGGACGGGCAGGGAAGCTGCTGGATAAAATTATCGAAGCCTGCCAGATGAAACGCAGCGAGATCTATATCGCGAATATTCTCAGGTGTCGGCCCCCTGGAAACAGGAATCCGTCCGACACGGAAGCGGCAAACTGTCGAGGCTTTCTCGATGCTCAGATTGAGATTGTCGATCCGGATTACATCGTCTGCTGGGGCTCTGTGGCTGCAAAGAATCTGCTGCACTCAGAGCTTCCGATTGGCAAGATGCGCGGGCAGTTTTACGAATATGGCCGGGCCAGAGTCGTCTGTACCTACCATCCGTCTTACCTGCTGAGAAACCCATCTGCCAAGAAGAATGTCTGGGATGACATGATCTTCCTGTTCGAAGATATGGGCGTCGACCTCAAGGCAACTCAAAATTAG
- a CDS encoding TlpA family protein disulfide reductase encodes MILTQLIHNFRQQTQFRTAFVCSLLLLTFSCSSQESQETTKTEPQPEAAPSETAAHEAKPAKTEEITLTLSDAAGFEEILKQQQGKVVLVDFWATWCIPCVKNFHHTVEWNQKLADQGLSVISVSMDESDEATQKAVREFLEKQKAQFTNVLATAADDKDPMETFGIDDGALPHYRIYDRSGKLVKKFSFADPSQEITQADIKAAIEAALKQKPE; translated from the coding sequence ATGATCCTTACACAACTGATACACAACTTTCGTCAACAAACTCAATTTCGCACCGCTTTCGTTTGCAGCCTGCTGCTACTCACATTCAGCTGCTCGTCACAGGAAAGCCAGGAAACGACAAAAACTGAGCCGCAGCCCGAAGCTGCTCCCTCCGAGACAGCCGCTCACGAAGCCAAACCTGCTAAGACAGAAGAGATCACACTGACCTTAAGCGATGCTGCCGGTTTTGAAGAGATCCTCAAGCAACAGCAGGGTAAAGTTGTACTGGTTGATTTCTGGGCAACCTGGTGCATTCCCTGCGTCAAGAATTTTCACCATACAGTGGAATGGAATCAGAAACTCGCCGATCAGGGGTTGAGTGTCATCTCGGTCAGCATGGATGAATCAGACGAGGCAACTCAGAAAGCCGTTCGCGAATTTCTCGAAAAGCAGAAAGCCCAATTCACTAACGTCCTGGCGACCGCAGCCGATGACAAGGATCCGATGGAGACCTTTGGGATCGACGACGGCGCGCTCCCGCACTACCGTATCTACGACCGCAGTGGGAAACTGGTTAAGAAATTCTCTTTTGCAGACCCCAGCCAGGAAATCACGCAGGCAGATATTAAAGCAGCAATCGAAGCAGCCTTGAAACAGAAACCGGAATAA
- a CDS encoding CBS domain-containing protein, with protein MQVRVRDLMTQSPVSVPLGTTLKQAARRMIEAESPEVYVTDHQMRLVGVVPEYNFLKQKLQLADMNAPVESIMHVQLETLSPDDDALLQAPLFRDRRNSCMPVTNEGLLIGKLTCRDLFRLMLTLDEVDCDTEQEVKVSSTTEIHSSTHDINPPHLNRVNSHRQLLQLHGLIDD; from the coding sequence ATGCAGGTACGAGTTCGTGATCTGATGACCCAGAGTCCGGTCAGTGTGCCACTGGGAACAACTCTTAAGCAAGCCGCCCGGCGCATGATCGAAGCAGAATCGCCTGAAGTTTACGTGACTGACCATCAAATGCGACTGGTCGGCGTTGTTCCCGAGTACAATTTTCTGAAACAGAAATTACAGCTCGCAGACATGAATGCTCCCGTTGAATCCATCATGCATGTTCAGCTGGAAACCCTCTCACCGGACGACGATGCCCTGCTCCAGGCTCCCCTGTTCCGCGATCGTCGCAACAGCTGTATGCCTGTAACAAACGAGGGACTGCTGATCGGAAAACTGACCTGCCGCGACCTGTTCCGCCTGATGCTGACATTAGATGAAGTCGACTGCGACACAGAGCAGGAAGTGAAAGTGTCTTCCACGACGGAAATCCACTCCTCAACGCACGACATCAATCCACCTCACCTGAATCGAGTCAATTCTCATCGCCAGTTGCTGCAGTTGCATGGGCTGATTGACGATTAG
- a CDS encoding c-type cytochrome, with translation MENTWLYEVADGDYQILVEGEPLKRITGAELPALRDLEIKLQKQKQNDPRAAQQLNALLIAMGRIADEPTLIYLHELFESYPERRNDVAEAISWYSQENQRRDADWRILVRSLNIVEGKQARAVMQALTRFHRRSNKAQWIRQVILVGLQQNPEGQAIAVKLLEHWTGQHLEQSGEAASSPLVAWQKWFAQKYPDELPAELPVEPEDSRWKYAGLLKELKNESTKPANLKLGAEAFVKATCVKCHLFGKTGEKIGPDLTHISRRFQQKEILQATIFPSHFVSEEYPTFTIITSAGKSHTGMMGAAGPDEIMLLTSEGKRQLIKKKDVDEIIPVKKSSMPDGLLNLLTKAEAVQLIRYLSRLPEGASEAYRHSTR, from the coding sequence TTGGAAAATACCTGGTTGTATGAAGTCGCGGATGGTGACTATCAGATTCTGGTGGAAGGAGAACCCCTGAAACGCATTACCGGGGCAGAGCTGCCTGCTTTACGCGACTTGGAGATTAAGTTACAGAAACAGAAGCAGAATGATCCTCGGGCAGCGCAACAGCTCAATGCGCTGTTGATTGCCATGGGACGCATTGCGGACGAACCGACTCTGATCTACCTGCATGAACTTTTCGAATCGTATCCCGAGCGACGAAATGATGTGGCTGAGGCGATCAGCTGGTATTCACAGGAGAATCAGCGCCGGGATGCCGACTGGCGGATTCTGGTACGGTCGTTGAATATCGTCGAAGGAAAACAGGCCCGGGCTGTGATGCAGGCATTGACCCGCTTTCACAGGCGATCCAACAAAGCGCAATGGATTCGGCAGGTGATTCTGGTCGGGCTGCAGCAGAATCCTGAGGGGCAGGCGATTGCAGTGAAACTGCTGGAGCACTGGACTGGACAACATCTCGAACAGTCGGGAGAAGCTGCTTCATCTCCGCTCGTGGCCTGGCAAAAATGGTTTGCTCAAAAATATCCGGACGAACTTCCCGCGGAACTTCCGGTGGAACCAGAGGACAGCCGCTGGAAATATGCCGGCCTGTTGAAAGAATTGAAGAACGAGTCGACAAAACCAGCTAATCTGAAGCTGGGAGCTGAGGCGTTTGTAAAAGCGACCTGTGTCAAATGTCATCTTTTTGGAAAAACAGGTGAGAAAATCGGACCTGATCTGACTCATATCAGCAGGCGTTTCCAGCAGAAGGAGATCCTGCAGGCGACCATCTTTCCTTCCCATTTCGTTTCCGAAGAATATCCCACGTTTACCATCATTACCAGTGCCGGTAAGTCTCATACCGGCATGATGGGCGCAGCGGGACCCGATGAGATTATGTTGCTGACCAGTGAAGGCAAACGACAGCTGATTAAAAAGAAGGATGTGGATGAGATCATCCCCGTCAAGAAATCGTCAATGCCGGATGGGCTGCTGAATCTACTGACGAAAGCCGAGGCCGTGCAGCTGATTCGCTATCTGTCCCGACTGCCTGAAGGGGCGTCGGAAGCATATCGGCATTCAACCCGATAA
- the cls gene encoding cardiolipin synthase yields the protein MNRVQRRSRSKERANQSLAPKLPQIVQNQLLSNDEYLVLNQNLMRLAQNIAHTVPTYGNSIELLTDTNRTLGLIKQAILNAQHSLHLEYYIWQPDQSGTMLRDLLIEKANAGVEVRFLYDGFGSMNLRNHFFKPMIAAGIQVAPFLPGASIRERWSINLRNHRKIVIVDGNVAFTGGMNIGDEYLGLHQNLGFWRDTHLKIEGPETLQLQQVFAEDWFFATGEALTHSQYYPHPETDGNVTAQTLCSGPEKNADVFLTLMFAAINEARESLLLTTSYFVPPESLTTALESAARRGVHVRLLVSGKSANPSTVHAGRSYYDSLLDAGVEIYEYNKGILHSKTLTIDGCWSLVGTANFDSRSLILNFEVGLAIYDRKFAQRLRETCEQDLLDAIRITEAEWDQRSRLVILKQNIYRLFAPVM from the coding sequence ATCAACCGCGTTCAACGGCGTTCCAGATCGAAAGAGCGGGCCAATCAGTCTCTGGCTCCTAAACTCCCCCAGATCGTTCAAAACCAGCTGCTCTCCAACGATGAGTACCTGGTCCTGAATCAGAATTTGATGCGACTTGCACAGAACATCGCACATACCGTGCCCACTTATGGCAACAGCATCGAACTATTGACAGATACCAACCGCACACTGGGCCTGATTAAACAGGCGATTCTAAACGCCCAACATTCCCTGCACCTGGAATACTATATCTGGCAACCCGATCAATCAGGCACCATGCTACGCGACCTGCTGATTGAAAAAGCAAATGCAGGCGTTGAAGTTCGCTTTCTCTATGACGGTTTCGGGTCAATGAATCTCAGGAACCACTTCTTCAAGCCGATGATTGCCGCAGGGATTCAGGTCGCCCCTTTCCTGCCAGGTGCTTCAATTCGCGAGCGCTGGTCGATCAATCTTCGTAACCATCGTAAAATTGTGATTGTCGACGGGAACGTGGCATTCACCGGTGGTATGAACATCGGTGATGAATATCTGGGACTGCATCAGAATCTTGGCTTCTGGCGCGATACCCATCTCAAAATCGAAGGTCCCGAAACACTGCAGTTGCAACAGGTGTTTGCAGAAGACTGGTTCTTCGCCACCGGGGAAGCCCTGACTCATTCTCAGTATTATCCCCATCCGGAAACCGATGGGAACGTCACAGCACAGACGCTCTGTTCCGGGCCGGAAAAAAATGCAGATGTATTCCTGACCCTGATGTTTGCCGCCATCAATGAAGCCCGCGAGAGTCTGTTACTGACGACGTCTTATTTCGTCCCGCCAGAATCATTAACAACTGCGCTCGAATCAGCAGCGCGGCGGGGAGTTCATGTGAGACTGCTGGTTTCCGGCAAGTCGGCAAATCCCTCGACCGTACATGCCGGCCGCTCCTATTATGATTCGCTGCTCGATGCCGGCGTGGAAATCTACGAGTACAACAAGGGAATCCTGCATTCCAAAACACTTACGATCGATGGCTGCTGGTCCCTCGTGGGGACCGCCAACTTTGATTCCCGTAGCCTGATTCTCAATTTCGAAGTCGGACTGGCAATCTATGACCGCAAGTTTGCCCAGCGTCTGAGAGAAACCTGTGAGCAGGACCTGCTGGATGCCATCAGAATCACTGAGGCTGAGTGGGACCAACGAAGCAGATTGGTGATATTAAAACAGAATATCTATCGCCTGTTTGCGCCCGTCATGTAA
- a CDS encoding alpha/beta hydrolase family protein codes for MFQKLWSTCLDEVVGFYLLHRFFYYQKQPLAVSSARETTPELQSGELDQFFSPKPDPAQLEYQSELRPASKTTFPSAEVKDFRFQSSVASGFPENDCVKGRHWKSTVQSTQNNIPERLTVVAVDGIVQLGVRSFNRLAERLTPHGIDVVMLDSPFNFRRTPPGYRPGQLIAGGNIDHQLMVARQGVLDLWSLILTLQSQGHRIGLMGISHGAWLTLTATLLVENLEFAHAITPPVDLLRILDEGGTVVNAIRRGASHDPPEESQLETLCKPLRLNQWQPLLSPDQIRLHIADFDRFVPSLRIAELAEQWGTRVSHHKLGHIEATTGPKVVYLVAEEILKRYQ; via the coding sequence ATGTTTCAAAAGCTCTGGTCGACTTGCCTGGATGAGGTTGTTGGTTTCTATCTCCTGCATCGGTTCTTCTACTACCAAAAGCAACCGCTGGCGGTCTCGAGTGCGCGTGAAACCACGCCGGAACTCCAGAGTGGCGAGTTAGACCAGTTTTTTTCTCCGAAACCGGATCCAGCCCAGTTGGAGTATCAGTCCGAGTTACGTCCGGCCTCCAAGACTACATTCCCCTCTGCGGAAGTAAAAGACTTCAGGTTTCAGTCCAGCGTCGCCAGCGGTTTTCCTGAAAATGACTGCGTCAAAGGTCGCCACTGGAAATCGACCGTTCAATCCACGCAGAACAACATCCCCGAACGCCTGACCGTTGTCGCCGTTGATGGAATTGTGCAGTTAGGAGTCCGCAGCTTTAACAGACTGGCGGAACGGTTAACGCCTCACGGCATCGATGTGGTCATGCTGGACAGCCCTTTCAATTTCCGTCGCACTCCTCCGGGATACCGACCTGGACAGTTAATCGCAGGGGGAAATATCGACCACCAGTTGATGGTCGCCCGGCAGGGAGTTCTCGATCTCTGGAGTCTGATTCTGACACTCCAGTCTCAGGGACATCGTATCGGTCTGATGGGCATCAGTCACGGGGCCTGGTTAACGCTGACAGCGACTCTGCTGGTGGAAAACCTCGAATTCGCGCATGCGATTACGCCTCCTGTCGATCTCTTACGAATCCTTGATGAAGGGGGCACTGTAGTAAATGCAATCCGCCGCGGCGCCAGTCACGATCCGCCTGAGGAATCACAACTGGAAACGCTTTGTAAACCACTGCGGTTGAATCAGTGGCAACCGTTATTATCTCCCGATCAGATTCGTCTGCATATCGCCGACTTTGATCGCTTTGTCCCTTCACTGCGGATCGCAGAGCTGGCAGAACAATGGGGCACCAGGGTCTCGCATCACAAACTGGGACACATTGAAGCGACCACGGGGCCTAAAGTCGTCTATCTGGTCGCAGAAGAGATTCTCAAGCGCTATCAGTAA
- a CDS encoding PLDc N-terminal domain-containing protein, which translates to MDWITATISLTGYLITLALIPHILLQKKRHPVSTVSWILSILLLPGLGVSFISSSESTAFNGVPDRKSGPISLWLLNSPRSFKTSCSPTMSTWS; encoded by the coding sequence ATGGACTGGATTACAGCGACAATCTCACTTACCGGTTACCTGATTACGCTGGCGCTGATTCCCCACATCCTGCTGCAGAAGAAACGACACCCCGTCTCCACCGTTTCCTGGATTCTAAGTATTCTGCTGCTCCCCGGCCTGGGGGTATCATTTATCTCTTCTTCGGAATCAACCGCGTTCAACGGCGTTCCAGATCGAAAGAGCGGGCCAATCAGTCTCTGGCTCCTAAACTCCCCCAGATCGTTCAAAACCAGCTGCTCTCCAACGATGAGTACCTGGTCCTGA
- a CDS encoding leucine-rich repeat domain-containing protein, which translates to MKNKILLSLAGLCLFSGCPANNPPSDQGQQKQEQPTEGKAQKTVPEKEAAVKPDDPEAVKAFKALDAKMVTSDDGRVLILDLKGTNAKDEDLKHLAGLPSLERLIIWGPNFTDEATKEIGKKKGLWFVSLESTAIGDAGVKNLADLQDLQVLSLRATNITNDALKTVAQFPKLKDLDLRFNKEINDEGMPLIKDMKNLRVLKLQATQVTDDGMKDVAQLPNLQRLNTWGRNISDKTLALLKDKNLVSLELDDTEISDEGLQHLKGMTNMEALHLRRDFVTDAGIENIKDMKNLQTLHLRDTVVTNEGMKNLSGLTELTYLDLDESMIGDEGLEQLKDLKKLTRLGLWGTETTDEGLKVVSGFTDLNRLNLEGTQITNAGLEHLLPLKKLEYLNLSKTEIGDEGLQKLTALKNLKEVQVSFTQVTDDGIKKFKEAVPGCKVKH; encoded by the coding sequence ATGAAGAATAAGATATTACTTTCTCTGGCAGGTTTGTGTCTGTTTAGCGGCTGCCCCGCTAACAATCCTCCGTCTGATCAGGGACAGCAGAAACAGGAACAGCCGACAGAAGGTAAAGCACAGAAAACCGTACCAGAGAAAGAAGCGGCGGTGAAACCCGATGATCCTGAAGCGGTCAAAGCCTTCAAAGCTCTGGATGCGAAAATGGTAACCTCCGACGATGGACGGGTGCTCATTCTCGATTTGAAAGGGACCAACGCCAAGGACGAAGACCTGAAGCATCTGGCTGGTTTGCCTTCCCTGGAACGGCTGATTATCTGGGGACCTAATTTTACCGATGAAGCGACCAAAGAGATCGGTAAAAAGAAGGGGCTCTGGTTTGTCAGTCTGGAAAGCACGGCCATTGGCGATGCAGGGGTCAAAAATCTTGCCGACCTGCAGGATCTGCAGGTACTCTCATTGCGGGCGACCAACATTACCAACGATGCGCTGAAGACAGTCGCGCAGTTTCCCAAGCTGAAAGACCTCGATCTGCGCTTCAATAAGGAAATCAACGACGAAGGGATGCCGTTGATCAAGGATATGAAGAATCTGAGGGTGCTGAAGCTCCAGGCAACTCAGGTGACCGATGATGGCATGAAAGATGTGGCGCAACTGCCTAATCTGCAGCGATTGAATACCTGGGGACGCAATATCTCTGATAAGACGCTGGCACTGCTCAAGGATAAGAATCTGGTATCACTGGAACTGGATGATACGGAAATCTCTGATGAGGGGCTCCAGCACCTCAAGGGGATGACCAACATGGAAGCCCTGCATCTGCGTCGCGACTTTGTAACAGACGCGGGTATCGAAAATATCAAAGATATGAAGAACCTGCAGACGCTGCATCTGCGTGATACTGTGGTCACCAATGAAGGGATGAAGAATCTGTCGGGACTGACGGAGCTGACCTACCTCGATCTGGATGAATCGATGATCGGGGACGAAGGGCTGGAGCAGCTCAAAGATCTGAAAAAACTGACCCGTCTCGGCCTCTGGGGAACCGAAACTACTGATGAAGGTTTAAAGGTGGTCTCCGGATTTACCGATCTGAATCGGCTGAATCTGGAAGGTACCCAGATTACCAATGCTGGCCTGGAGCATCTCCTGCCCCTGAAAAAACTCGAATATCTGAACCTGAGCAAAACGGAAATCGGTGATGAAGGATTACAGAAACTCACAGCCTTGAAGAATCTCAAGGAAGTGCAGGTCAGCTTCACCCAGGTGACAGATGACGGGATCAAGAAGTTCAAGGAAGCGGTTCCCGGTTGCAAGGTCAAGCATTAA